In one Prosthecochloris aestuarii DSM 271 genomic region, the following are encoded:
- a CDS encoding AI-2E family transporter, with protein MHQSASNRNLLVAVITAGALFLGFEVRDALSPLLVYLILVFLIQPLRDNQFVERLFWGLNILFGIWLFSELSGLLTPFIIALVLAFLFEPLMNGLLRLNMPRLLSAFLITVFGVGGIVLMVALLSPEIGRQMTAFGSIVPLIPDYLQAFINWIFSFEIFTWFSIDVDAVKQHIIQSINEQLDNIGMLASNFTQTLWKSIPKVITTITTIILLPFLTFWFLNDFNRFSDAMARMLNKKPALSIRRYVPMAKDILNQYIRGQLIVMIIEITLYSTFFSIIGINYSLLLGILSGAALWLPYIGISTAIALTSLVISLGSNPMEQFVWAGLTYLSIQALEILFMVPKIVGGKVQLNPIILFLSIFTFGYFFGIGGILISIPVSAFIIALVREKLYQEKSERLDNPA; from the coding sequence GGGATTTGAAGTCAGGGATGCGCTTTCCCCGCTTCTGGTTTACCTGATCCTGGTATTCCTTATTCAGCCCCTGCGCGACAATCAGTTTGTTGAACGGTTGTTCTGGGGGTTGAACATCCTTTTCGGGATATGGCTTTTTTCCGAGCTTTCAGGACTCCTGACGCCGTTCATTATTGCTTTGGTGCTTGCATTTCTCTTCGAGCCACTGATGAACGGCCTGCTCAGACTGAACATGCCTCGCCTGCTTTCGGCTTTTCTCATAACCGTTTTCGGTGTAGGCGGTATCGTGCTGATGGTAGCGCTGCTCTCCCCTGAAATCGGCAGACAGATGACCGCATTCGGCTCAATCGTTCCGCTTATCCCGGATTACCTGCAGGCATTTATCAACTGGATATTCAGCTTTGAGATTTTTACGTGGTTTTCGATTGATGTCGATGCGGTCAAACAACATATCATCCAGTCGATCAACGAACAGCTTGACAACATAGGAATGCTGGCAAGCAATTTCACGCAGACCCTCTGGAAAAGCATTCCCAAGGTGATCACAACCATTACGACAATCATTCTGCTGCCATTTCTGACATTCTGGTTTCTCAACGATTTCAACCGTTTTTCAGATGCGATGGCCAGAATGCTGAATAAAAAGCCGGCATTGTCGATACGGCGATATGTTCCTATGGCCAAAGATATTCTCAATCAGTATATCCGCGGGCAGCTTATTGTCATGATCATCGAGATAACGCTTTACTCCACTTTTTTTTCAATTATCGGCATCAACTACTCGCTCCTGCTCGGCATTCTTTCCGGGGCGGCTCTCTGGCTCCCCTACATCGGCATCTCGACGGCTATCGCTCTGACCTCACTGGTCATCTCTCTTGGAAGCAACCCTATGGAGCAGTTTGTATGGGCAGGTCTGACCTACCTCTCAATCCAGGCGCTTGAAATTCTTTTCATGGTACCCAAAATCGTAGGTGGCAAGGTTCAGCTTAACCCGATCATCCTTTTCCTCTCCATTTTCACCTTTGGCTACTTTTTCGGTATAGGAGGTATCCTGATTTCTATTCCCGTGTCTGCATTCATTATTGCCCTTGTCAGGGAAAAACTCTACCAGGAAAAGAGCGAACGTCTTGATAACCCTGCTTAA
- a CDS encoding nickel-dependent hydrogenase large subunit yields MAKKIVVDPIPRIEGHLRIEAQVGENNVIEDAFSTGTMWRGIELILKGRDPRDAWAFAERICGVCTTVHALASVRCVEDALGIVIPDNARIIRNLMNATQQTQDHLVHFYHLHALDWVDVVSALKADPKETSRIAQSISSWPKSSPGYFNDLQQRLTGFVESGQLGIFSNGYWGHSAYKLPPEVNLLAVAHYLEALEFQKEIVKIHTVFGGKNPHPNYLVGGMACAIDPSRDTAINMETLSMVKKIIDDTMTFIDQVYIPDLIAIAGFYKDWLYGGGLGNYLCYGDFPERSLEDTSSLLWPRGAILNRDLSTIYDVDPRDMNQVTEEVSHSWYSYSSGDDKGLHPWQGETTPNYTGPKPPFEHLDHEKKYSWLKTPRWNNHPMEVGPLARVLLQYAKGDPMIKDTVNMVLGTLDVGPEALYSTLGRTAARGIECRQTAGFMLHFYNELIDNIKKGDYKTANTELWEPSSWPSDVKGFGYTEAPRGALGHWVHIKNEKIEDYQIVVPSTWNASPRDAEGKVGAYESALRGTPMADPEKPLELLRTVHSFDPCLACASHVFDMNGNEITKVTIV; encoded by the coding sequence ATGGCTAAAAAAATTGTTGTTGATCCGATCCCGAGAATTGAGGGTCATCTTCGCATAGAAGCACAAGTCGGTGAGAATAATGTGATTGAGGACGCCTTCAGTACAGGCACAATGTGGCGAGGCATCGAGTTGATACTCAAGGGGCGGGATCCTCGTGATGCATGGGCATTTGCTGAACGAATCTGTGGTGTGTGTACCACCGTCCACGCACTTGCTTCTGTGCGCTGCGTCGAAGACGCTTTGGGGATTGTGATCCCGGATAATGCCCGAATTATCCGCAACCTGATGAATGCTACGCAGCAGACCCAGGATCATCTGGTGCACTTTTATCATCTGCACGCTCTTGACTGGGTCGATGTTGTCAGTGCGCTTAAAGCTGATCCGAAAGAGACGTCACGCATCGCCCAGAGTATTTCCTCCTGGCCGAAATCATCTCCCGGCTATTTCAACGATCTTCAGCAGCGCCTCACAGGCTTCGTTGAAAGTGGACAGCTTGGTATTTTTTCCAACGGTTACTGGGGGCATTCAGCCTACAAGCTTCCACCTGAAGTCAATCTTCTTGCCGTCGCGCATTATCTCGAAGCACTGGAGTTTCAGAAGGAGATCGTCAAGATTCATACCGTCTTTGGCGGCAAGAACCCTCACCCGAACTATCTTGTCGGTGGTATGGCTTGCGCAATAGATCCGAGCAGAGATACGGCTATCAATATGGAGACATTGAGTATGGTCAAAAAGATCATTGACGATACCATGACCTTCATTGATCAGGTCTACATTCCCGATCTCATCGCGATCGCAGGTTTTTACAAGGACTGGCTCTATGGAGGCGGATTGGGCAACTACCTCTGCTACGGCGATTTTCCTGAACGCAGCCTTGAGGATACTTCATCTCTGCTCTGGCCGAGAGGGGCGATTCTTAACAGGGATCTTTCGACGATCTACGATGTTGATCCCCGCGATATGAACCAGGTAACCGAAGAGGTAAGCCATAGCTGGTATTCATACAGCAGCGGAGACGACAAAGGGCTCCATCCCTGGCAAGGGGAGACAACACCGAATTATACCGGCCCGAAACCACCATTTGAACATCTGGATCATGAGAAGAAATACAGCTGGCTGAAAACACCTCGCTGGAATAACCATCCTATGGAGGTAGGCCCACTTGCAAGAGTTCTTCTCCAGTACGCCAAGGGTGATCCCATGATCAAGGATACGGTCAATATGGTTCTCGGTACACTCGATGTCGGGCCTGAAGCGCTCTATTCGACACTTGGCAGGACTGCAGCCAGAGGTATCGAATGTCGGCAGACTGCGGGCTTTATGCTGCATTTCTACAACGAGCTGATCGATAATATTAAAAAAGGGGACTATAAAACCGCCAATACCGAATTGTGGGAGCCATCGAGCTGGCCGTCAGATGTCAAAGGGTTTGGCTATACCGAAGCGCCGCGTGGCGCGCTGGGGCACTGGGTCCATATCAAAAATGAAAAGATAGAAGATTATCAGATTGTCGTCCCTTCGACCTGGAACGCTTCTCCACGGGATGCCGAAGGGAAGGTCGGAGCGTATGAGTCTGCGCTCAGGGGGACACCGATGGCCGATCCGGAAAAGCCCCTGGAGCTTCTCAGAACCGTACATTCGTTTGATCCCTGCCTGGCTTGCGCTTCGCACGTCTTTGATATGAACGGCAACGAGATTACCAAAGTGACCATTGTTTAA
- the cybH gene encoding Ni/Fe-hydrogenase, b-type cytochrome subunit: MGRIIEEIYVWRLPVRLYHWINALCISLLLVTGFYIAGPVLMPPSGEAVSSHALSWWRMLHFGAAFLFIANFLFRMYWALFGRDRYARFGGFRPWSPRWWGEPFKEQVASYLFLRQDEPNYVGHNPVAALANFIFIFCGSIFMIVTGMALYGENNPGGFSDQWFGWIIPLLGSSYNLHYIHHAAAWIFPFYVIIHLYAVFRHDVVDRTSVTSSIITGFKHKVEDEPSLD; this comes from the coding sequence ATGGGTAGAATTATCGAGGAAATCTATGTCTGGAGGCTGCCTGTTCGCCTGTATCATTGGATCAATGCTCTCTGTATATCACTACTTCTCGTTACAGGATTCTACATTGCAGGTCCTGTTCTGATGCCGCCGTCTGGGGAGGCTGTGTCGAGCCATGCTCTGTCGTGGTGGCGTATGCTGCATTTCGGCGCAGCCTTTTTGTTTATCGCCAATTTTCTGTTCAGAATGTACTGGGCGCTCTTCGGCCGTGATCGATATGCGCGTTTCGGCGGGTTCAGACCATGGTCGCCCCGGTGGTGGGGGGAGCCGTTCAAGGAGCAGGTGGCCTCCTATCTCTTTCTGAGGCAGGACGAGCCAAACTATGTCGGTCATAACCCCGTGGCTGCTCTGGCGAATTTTATCTTTATTTTTTGTGGTTCGATTTTTATGATTGTGACCGGAATGGCGCTCTATGGGGAGAACAATCCAGGGGGATTTTCAGATCAGTGGTTCGGTTGGATTATTCCTCTGTTAGGCAGCAGTTACAACCTGCATTACATCCATCACGCCGCAGCATGGATCTTTCCTTTCTATGTCATCATTCATCTTTACGCTGTGTTTCGTCATGATGTGGTTGATCGTACCAGTGTAACATCGTCAATTATTACTGGCTTTAAACACAAGGTGGAAGATGAGCCTTCGCTCGATTAA
- a CDS encoding NADH-quinone oxidoreductase subunit N produces MFELPSGAEIQNIIATLKSGALHFLPEIYLSALFLVLILLDLIFRPKKHYLLSVTALVGLAGSFYFIFRQHAMTGNEIFFGMYAIDEFSVFFKYFFVASGMLTVMISMPSLELNTRASGLGEYYSLIIGMVIGMVMMASATDLLMIFLSMELVSLAAYVLTGYMKREQRSTEAALKYMIYGAVSSGLMIYGFSIIYGLTGSTNISVISQVLIDRGYDPLLLMIASLMVLVGIGYKIGAVPFHFWSPDVYEGAPIPVTAFLSVASKAAGFALLIRYFYVAVPHIGDPGAFTPGMDWVTMLMILSVASMIYGNVVALWQKNIKRLLAYSSIAHAGYLLLGIIVMDELGTQATLFYLVSYLLMNFGAFLVAVIIANKTGSENIDDYRGLGRRMPLAGAAMTVFLISLVGLPPTVGFIGKLMIFSALLAKGSVFIWLALIGILTSVISLYYYMLIPLNMYLRESKQPLPDTISSGLLPGIVTAGLMILTLYFGIFFTPLSDFARYAITVFGNQLY; encoded by the coding sequence ATGTTCGAGCTGCCTTCTGGTGCTGAAATTCAGAATATCATCGCTACGCTGAAGTCAGGTGCGTTGCATTTTCTTCCGGAGATATACCTTTCAGCGCTTTTTCTGGTGTTGATCCTGCTGGACCTTATTTTCAGGCCGAAAAAGCATTATCTACTGTCTGTAACCGCCCTTGTCGGTCTGGCAGGAAGCTTCTACTTCATTTTCCGGCAGCATGCCATGACTGGCAATGAGATCTTCTTTGGCATGTATGCCATCGATGAATTCTCTGTTTTCTTCAAGTACTTCTTCGTCGCCTCTGGTATGCTTACCGTGATGATTTCGATGCCCTCCCTGGAGTTGAATACCCGTGCATCCGGGCTTGGTGAATATTACTCCCTGATCATCGGTATGGTGATCGGTATGGTGATGATGGCATCAGCTACGGATCTCCTGATGATTTTTCTTTCCATGGAGCTTGTCAGTCTTGCTGCATATGTGTTGACCGGCTATATGAAGCGCGAACAGCGTTCGACTGAAGCAGCGTTGAAATACATGATCTACGGAGCTGTTTCTTCAGGACTTATGATCTATGGTTTTTCAATCATTTACGGATTGACCGGCTCGACAAATATCTCAGTGATCAGCCAGGTGCTTATTGACAGAGGCTATGATCCTCTTCTTCTCATGATTGCTTCACTCATGGTGCTTGTCGGTATAGGATACAAAATCGGCGCTGTACCGTTCCACTTCTGGAGCCCCGATGTTTACGAAGGCGCTCCTATTCCTGTAACTGCATTTCTTTCAGTTGCATCGAAAGCGGCCGGTTTTGCACTTCTGATCCGATATTTCTATGTCGCGGTGCCTCATATCGGTGACCCCGGAGCATTTACGCCCGGCATGGATTGGGTAACCATGCTTATGATTCTCTCGGTCGCATCGATGATTTACGGCAACGTTGTCGCTTTGTGGCAGAAAAACATCAAGCGGCTTCTTGCGTATTCATCCATTGCTCACGCAGGATATCTCCTGCTCGGCATTATCGTCATGGACGAGCTTGGTACGCAGGCAACACTTTTTTATCTGGTATCCTATCTCCTGATGAACTTCGGGGCATTTCTTGTCGCTGTGATTATTGCCAATAAAACCGGCAGCGAAAATATTGATGATTATCGTGGTCTGGGCAGAAGAATGCCTCTTGCCGGTGCGGCTATGACGGTTTTTCTGATTTCACTGGTCGGTCTTCCTCCCACAGTCGGCTTCATTGGTAAACTGATGATTTTCTCGGCGTTGCTGGCTAAGGGTTCTGTATTTATCTGGCTGGCTCTTATCGGCATTCTTACCAGTGTTATTTCGCTTTATTACTATATGCTTATACCGCTCAATATGTATTTACGTGAGTCAAAGCAGCCACTGCCTGATACGATCAGTTCAGGTCTTCTGCCAGGAATAGTGACGGCAGGTCTCATGATTCTGACGCTCTATTTCGGTATTTTCTTTACTCCGCTGTCAGACTTTGCCCGTTATGCGATAACTGTTTTTGGCAACCAGCTTTATTAG
- a CDS encoding hydrogenase small subunit encodes MQSKPTYAEIFRQRGLSRRDFLKFCSLTTVALGLAPSFLPKVIHAMETQPRTPVIWLHGLECTCCTESFIRSSHPIMADIVFNMISLDYDDTLSAAAGHQLEEVRHRIMEEYKGRYILACEGNVPMKDDGVYCLIGGDSYKNLLTETAKDAAAVIAWGACATFGCVQNADPNPTGAVPISEIVTDKPLVNVPGCPPIAEVMTSVITHFHTFGTLPELDRMKRPKAFYGTRIHDKCYRRAFYDAGMFVTDFDDESARKGWCLYKMGCKGPTTYNSCSKTEWNDGVSFPIGSGHPCFGCASPGFWDNGPFYKRLADVSFLGTDTNADKIGAVAVGAAAAGAAAHAAVTAVKKRKTGNSDESVQNEG; translated from the coding sequence ATGCAATCAAAACCGACTTATGCAGAGATTTTCCGCCAACGCGGTCTAAGCCGCCGTGACTTTCTGAAGTTCTGCAGTCTTACGACTGTTGCTCTCGGACTCGCTCCTTCCTTTCTGCCCAAAGTTATCCATGCAATGGAAACCCAGCCGCGAACGCCTGTCATATGGCTTCACGGACTGGAGTGTACCTGTTGTACTGAATCCTTTATCCGATCCTCTCATCCAATTATGGCTGATATCGTGTTCAATATGATATCGCTCGATTATGATGATACGCTCAGTGCCGCAGCAGGGCACCAGCTGGAGGAAGTGCGCCATCGAATCATGGAAGAGTACAAAGGACGCTATATTCTGGCCTGTGAAGGTAATGTTCCTATGAAGGACGATGGAGTCTACTGTCTTATCGGCGGGGATTCCTACAAGAATCTGCTCACGGAAACCGCCAAAGATGCTGCGGCCGTTATTGCCTGGGGTGCGTGTGCGACCTTTGGCTGTGTCCAGAATGCTGACCCTAATCCTACCGGTGCTGTGCCGATATCAGAAATTGTTACTGATAAGCCGCTGGTCAATGTGCCGGGATGTCCTCCGATTGCAGAGGTGATGACCAGTGTGATTACTCATTTTCATACATTCGGCACATTGCCGGAACTCGACCGTATGAAGCGCCCGAAAGCGTTTTACGGGACACGAATACACGATAAATGTTATCGTCGTGCATTTTATGATGCAGGCATGTTTGTTACCGATTTCGATGATGAATCAGCTCGTAAAGGGTGGTGTCTCTACAAGATGGGCTGCAAAGGACCTACAACTTACAATTCCTGTTCCAAGACGGAGTGGAACGATGGTGTCAGTTTTCCGATAGGTTCCGGTCATCCCTGTTTTGGTTGTGCTTCCCCCGGCTTCTGGGATAACGGGCCATTTTATAAAAGGCTTGCCGATGTTTCGTTTCTCGGAACGGACACGAATGCCGACAAGATAGGCGCGGTTGCCGTTGGTGCGGCAGCTGCAGGTGCGGCGGCTCATGCAGCGGTGACGGCCGTCAAGAAGAGAAAAACAGGTAACTCAGATGAATCAGTTCAAAACGAGGGTTAA
- a CDS encoding HyaD/HybD family hydrogenase maturation endopeptidase, with translation MNTINVIGLGNVLFGDEGFGVEAVRRLEKVCGGLSEKISFIDGGTQGIYLLDYLESADALLIFDAIIPLEFERKVYVYRNDELPAFIYRKMSSHQMGLSELLSVARLHGKVPSDIVLIGVPPQDLEMGHSLSPEIESMMCDAVESGCGQLREWVGDD, from the coding sequence TTGAACACTATCAATGTTATCGGTCTCGGCAACGTTCTTTTCGGTGACGAAGGGTTTGGGGTCGAGGCTGTTCGTCGTCTGGAAAAGGTCTGCGGAGGACTTTCTGAAAAGATTTCCTTTATTGATGGTGGTACGCAGGGGATATACCTTCTCGATTATCTTGAATCTGCGGATGCACTGCTTATCTTCGACGCCATCATTCCGCTTGAGTTCGAACGCAAGGTCTACGTATACCGCAACGATGAACTTCCTGCTTTTATCTATCGTAAAATGTCCTCACACCAGATGGGGCTTAGCGAACTTCTCTCGGTTGCGCGACTTCACGGCAAGGTGCCGTCAGATATTGTACTGATAGGGGTTCCTCCTCAAGACCTTGAAATGGGTCATTCTCTCAGTCCTGAAATTGAATCGATGATGTGCGATGCCGTTGAATCCGGCTGTGGGCAGCTCAGGGAGTGGGTCGGCGATGATTAA